In Paludibacter propionicigenes WB4, the genomic window ATTAAAGCAACTTATTAAAAGACTAAAAGCGGTTTTTTAAAAATTAAAACGATTACTATGCCTTTATCAGTCATAATCATAACATATAATGAAGAAAGAAACATTGGTAGATGTCTGGAATCATTAACCGGAATTGCCGATGATATTCTGGTAGTAGATTCGTTCTCTACTGATAAGACCGAAGAAATTTGCCAACAATATAGTGCCAGATTTATTCAACGGCGGTTTGATGGGTATAGTAACCAAAAAAGATTTGCAACTGAACATGCTAAGTTCGACTACGTACTTTCGCTTGATGCCGATGAGGCACTTTCTCCAGAACTAAAAACTTCCATTCTAAATGAAAAAAACAAGTGGTCAAAACCTTGTTATTCATTCAATATCAGAAACCATTATTGCGGCAAAGCCATCAGACACTGCGGCTGGTACCCGGATAAACATGTTAGATTATTCAACCGCAGCGTAACAAACTGGACTCAAAAGGAAGTACACGAATCAATAGCCGTGAATGACAACAAAGCGGTAATGCATCTTAAAGGAGATTTATTGCATTTTACATGCTCTTCCATCACAGAACATCAGGAAAAGGAAAAAAAATACGCTCGTATGAACGCCGATATACTGGCTAAAAAGGGAAAAAACATACTATGGATTACTCCATACATAAAAGGAGCTTTCCGATTCTTTAAAACGTATGTTATCAAATTAGGCATTCTGGATGGCTACTATGGGTTTATAATTAGCAAAACACTTGCTAAATCATCTTTTTATAAATATTCCTGGGCAAGAAACGCGATAAGAAAGAAATAGCTAAACTTCACGTTTATATTCTTACTCACACTTGACTTCTCAACCTTATAATTTCTATAAATGACAAGATTAGAGCTAAAATCCGGCTTAGAAAAAGTAAACTATTACGCTTTTCTACTGCTTGCATTTAGTTTAAACTTTCCGCAAACAGTTGTAAGATATTCTCTTGCAATTTGGCTTATATCTTGCCTTTTTTCAATCGACTACAAGGAAAAACCTAATTTCAAAAGAACTTATTATCTGCCATTATACCTGATAAGTGTACTGATTTTGGGTAGAATTATTGTCTCACTAATACACAATGATTTTTCTGCTTTGCTGGCTAAACTACTTGACACACAGCTATCACTCATATTCCTGCCTATCCTTTTGATTTTTCATGTCAATAGACATTTCAATCTGAAGCAAATTTTGCTTGTTTACGTTGTAGGATGCTTTACTTCCTGTTTTCTAGTTGTTTGCTACTTCTATTTATACCGTTTTAATTTATTGATTGGCGATGTTGAAGGTATTCCTTTAGGCACAAACAAGCACAACCTTATTGAAGACATCAAAATATTCCAGCTATTTATCTCTCCCTATTTTAAACACCGGGCAG contains:
- a CDS encoding glycosyltransferase family 2 protein gives rise to the protein MPLSVIIITYNEERNIGRCLESLTGIADDILVVDSFSTDKTEEICQQYSARFIQRRFDGYSNQKRFATEHAKFDYVLSLDADEALSPELKTSILNEKNKWSKPCYSFNIRNHYCGKAIRHCGWYPDKHVRLFNRSVTNWTQKEVHESIAVNDNKAVMHLKGDLLHFTCSSITEHQEKEKKYARMNADILAKKGKNILWITPYIKGAFRFFKTYVIKLGILDGYYGFIISKTLAKSSFYKYSWARNAIRKK